From the genome of Ptychodera flava strain L36383 chromosome 20, AS_Pfla_20210202, whole genome shotgun sequence, one region includes:
- the LOC139119688 gene encoding uncharacterized protein: MTEETFSAEHGHSGESFREDDTDERNSQMNTLPVILEDDGGSHLTNHSEDTVKVLTDITATLPRQACAAVLSEPLHLSMPDSTSDSQSRIAMELPSDLTLSQANVSIADANTTATLIKLSEPINEAHHHDFHTQSEAVSILTVGQANINQSHVQGTITLTTINQSDIGDHASLGGVTQSQLFQASDGQSVIDDAHALGQISAQHLLTNTNILTVNANSVSSTSALGAPASSQISQGLPEDDGINLPDSTADRVSQPAEQSVHAILVQDTGISSDTANEQGGEGLVDSSGEDDSNQCAKKAKKIFMCQVCKKTFSSQTSLKSHLMTHMGARPFKCDLCSATFNRMGNYTRHRLIHTVNTNDDHRYKCEFCDRKFLQKCDLKRHQHIHDGTQPFRCDLCDKGFIRKSDLRVHKRFHTKEKPYVCPQCPKSFSQSGDLNRHVRSLHSNPESLKCGHCKKTYVKEATLIRHMQTAHQDILKSVALKLQKNASQLAAETERIDDSMESSATLPTQEGAINEDSSTKLGEDMSLDKPDVQ; encoded by the exons ATGACCGAAGAAACTTTTTCCGCGGAGCATGGACACAGCGGGGAAAGTTTTCGGGAAGATGACACCGATGAAAGAA ATTCACAAATGAACACTCTTCCAGTGATATTGGAGGATGATGGAGGGAGTCATCTGACAAATCACTCTGAAGACACGGTGAAAGTACTGACCGATATCACTGCCACACTGCCTAGGCAAGCTTGTGCAGCTGTCCTTTCTGAGCCACTACATTTGAGCATGCCTGACTCAACTTCAGATTCCCAGAGCAGAATAGCCATGGAATTACCAAGTGACTTGACCCTCAGTCAAGCTAATGTCAGCATAGCTGATGCAAATACAACAGCCACTCTGATTAAGTTGTCTGAACCAATCAATGAAGCCCACCACCATGACTTCCACACCCAGTCCGAAGCGGTGTCTATCTTGACTGTTGGTCAAGCCAACATTAACCAATCACACGTCCAAGGGACTATTACCTTAACAACCATAAACCAATCAGACATTGGAGACCATGCCTCCTTAGGTGGGGTTACCCAATCTCAGCTCTTTCAGGCAAGCGATGGCCAAAGTGTGATCGATGACGCACATGCATTAGGCCAGATTTCAGCCCAGCATTTGCTCACAAATACAAACATACTAACAGTAAACGCAAACAGTGTTTCCAGCACATCAGCTCTTGGAGCACCGGCATCTTCCCAGATATCACAAGGTCTACCCGAGGATGATGGTATAAATTTACCGGATAGTACTGCTGACAGAGTCAGTCAGCCAGCAGAGCAGAGCGTTCATGCAATACTGGTACAGGATACTGGCATTAGCTCTGATACAGCAAATGAACAAGGTGGTGAGGGTCTTGTGGACAGCAGTGGTGAAGATGACTCAAATCAGTGTG CTAAAAAAGCAAAGAAGATATTCATGTGCCAAGtctgtaagaaaactttcagtAGCCAGACATCATTGAAATCTCACCTGATGACCCATATGGGAGCCAGACCATTCAAGTGTGACCTATGCAGTGCTACTTTCAATCGCATGGGGAACTACACCAGGCATCGGTTGATACACACCGTGAACACCAAT GATGACCACAGGTACAAGTGTGAGTTTTGTGATCGCAAGTTCCTACAGAAGTGTGATCTGAAGAGACACCAACACATCCATGATGGAACACAGCCATTCCGTTGTGACCTGTGTGACAAGGGATTCATCAGGAAATCTGATCTTAGGGTACACAAGCGATTCCACACAAAAGAAAAACCATACGTCTGCCCTCAGTGTCCAAAATCCTTCTCTCAGTCCG GAGATCTGAACAGACACGTCAGAAGCCTGCATTCCAATCCTGAAAGTCTGAAGTGTGGACACTGCAAGAAAACCTATGTGAAAGAGGCTACTCTGATTCGACATATGCAGACTGCACATCAGGACATCCTCAAGTCTGTTGCTttgaagttacagaaaaatGCAAG CCAACTTGCTGCTGAAACTGAAAGGATAGATGACAGTATGGAAAGTTCAGCTACCCTGCCAACTCAAGAGGGCGCTATCAATGAAGACAGCAGTACCAAACTGGGAGAAGACATGTCACTAGACAAGCCTGATGTTCAATGA
- the LOC139119689 gene encoding 4-hydroxy-2-oxoglutarate aldolase, mitochondrial-like yields the protein MSAYRGVCTLSGNAGLLLKKLRFAFPTSLARLTVQLRMASSSSSLDLSGIMPPIPTPFDKDENVSYKHLEENLQRWNEIPFRGYVVQGSNGEYTYLTEEERVEVVRRVRLATPKEKLIVAGSGCESTRATIQLTKKMADVGADAVLVVTPCYYKAQMKNAAIEEHYRKLADQSPIPIILYSCPSCTAIDLPVEVAVNLSSHPNIIGMKDSGGNVPKIGNIAYKTKDQDFVMLAGSASFLFPSYALGAVGGVCALANVLGKEVCELHDLFHQGKMEEAKVLQQRLISPNAAVTGKFGVPGLKQAMDWFGYYGGPTRLPLIPLTEDEQRLMRSDFHNNGFRC from the exons ATGAGCGCTTACCGCGGTGTTTGCACGCTTAGTGGCAACGCCGGACTTCTGTTGAAAAAGCTACGATTTGCTTTTCCCACAAGTTTAGCAAGGCTGACAGTGCAACTTAGGATGGCCTCGAGTTCATCGTCACTGGACCTCAGTGGCATCATGCCACCGATTCCCACCCCTTTCGATAAAGATGAAAATGTAAGCTACAAACATCTTGAAGAAAATCTACAGCGATGGAATGAAATTCCTTTCAGAG gTTATGTTGTTCAGGGTTCCAACGGTGAATACACATACTTGACAGAAGAGGAACGGGTTGAGGTGGTCAGAAGAGTGAGACTTGCAACACCAAAAGAGAAACTGATTGTTGCTGGATCAGGATGTGAAT CAACAAGGGCAACCATACAACTTACGAAAAAAATGGCTGATGTAGGTGCAGATGCTGTTTTAGTGGTCACTCCGTGTTACTACAAAGCACAGATGAAAAATGCAGCAATAGAAGAACACTATAGAAAG CTTGCAGATCAGAGCCCAATACCGATAATATTATACAGCTGTCCTTCATGTACAGCAATTGATTTGCCAGTAGAAGTGGCTGTAAACTTATCCAGTCATCCAAACATCATTGGTATGAAAGACAGCGGAGGCAAT GTACCGAAAATTGGTAACATAGCTTACAAAACCAAGGATCAAGACTTTGTCATGCTTGCAGGATCTGCCAGTTTCCTGTTTCCTTCATATGCACTAG GAGCTGTTGGTGGTGTCTGCGCCTTGGCCAATGTTCTTGGTAAAGAGGTCTGTGAATTGCATGACTTATTTCACCAGGGTAAGATGGAAGAAGCCAAAGTGTTGCAGCAAAGATTAATATCCCCTAATGCTGCT GTAACTGGCAAATTTGGTGTGCCAGGATTGAAACAAGCAATGGACTGGTTTGGTTACTATGGTGGTCCAACCCGGTTGCCTCTCATACCATTGACAGAAGACGAACAAAGACTCATGAGGAGTGACTTCCACAACAATGGCTTCCGATGTTGa